The genomic segment CCCGTCCACGCCGCGAACGAGACGCTCGTACTGGCGCTCGAGCCCCATCCGCCCGATCAGATCCCCGCGCACGTAGGAGGAGGAATACTTCGGGTTCTCGAGCTCCTTGTCCGAGATCTCCCCCACGTACCCGAGGAGGTGGGAGGCGAAGGCGCCGTACGGATAGCGCCGGAGCGGCTCCGCCTCGACGTCCACGCCCGGCAGCTCGGCGCGGTGCTCGGAGACATAGGCGACGGACGCGAGGTCCACGTTCCGCTTCACGCGAATCGATACGAAGGACTGGCGCTTTTCCTTCTTCACCTTCGCGATCGCCGCCTCCGGATCCATCGCGAGGATGGCGCCGAGCCGCGCCACGGTGGAATCGAGCCGCGAGGGGTCCTGCACGTACGCCTTGTCATACGGATCGATCGTCACCGTGAACGACGGCACGTTGTCCGCGAGCAGCCTTCCCTTGCGGTCCTTGATCTCCCCTCGGGGAGCCGTCAGCACCTCGACCCGGATCCGGTTCTCCTCGGAGAGGTCGCGATACTTCGCTCCCTCGAGCACCTGGAGCGAGAAGAGCTGGAGGATCACGAGCCCGAACGCGCAGGCCACGGCGGCGACGACGACCTGCTCGCGGCGGCGGCCCTTCGGGAGCGGCTCGCTGTCGTGGCGGCCCACGCGTCAGGCCTCGTCGGTGAGCAGGGATCGCTTCCCCATGCTCTCCACGATCGCGAGGAGGAGGAGCACGACCACCGTCGTGTAGAGCGCCGAGGGGAGCGCGACCGTGAGCATCTGCACGAGGAACGCCCGCAGCTCCCCGCCGGTCGCGACGGCGAAGTAGACGATGTCGTGCGCGAGCATCGCGAGGAAGAAGAACGCGAACCGGACCCCGAGGTTCGAGCGGTGGACCCGGAATCCCGCCTTCGCGACCAGGAAGGCGACGAGCGACTTCGAGAACGCGTTGAGCCCGAGCGGCCCGGGCGCGTCGAGATCTTGAAGCAAGCCCACGCCGAACCCCGCGATCGTCCCGGTCACGGGGCCCCGCATCCACGCGAGGTACACGACGAAGGCGACGAGGAGATCCGGACGGATCCCGGCGATCTCGATGCGATAGAGCAGCGTCGCCTGGAGCACCAGGACGACCAGGAGCACGAAGAGGTCGCGGACGCCTCTCACGGACGTTCCGCCGTGGTCCGCACGGCCGGGGACGGCTCCTTCGCGATCGCGGAGGCCGGCGGCGAGGCGGCGGCGCTATCCCGGGGCGCCCTTCCCGGAGCCGGTGGAGCGGGGACGCTGTCCGCAGGCGCGGGAGGCGTGAGGAAGAGATCCGCGGGCGTGGAGCCGCGAAGCGACGACGGCGTGTAGACGAGGATCTCCTCGACCGACCGGAAGTCCACCGCCGGGCGCACGAGGATCTCCTTCATGAGACCGTTCGGCTCGATCCCCACCCGGGCGACGGTGCCGATCCGGATCCCCGGCGGGAAGATGCCGCCGAGACCGGAGGTGACGACGAGGTCCCCGACCTGCACGTCCTCCTGCGAGGAGATGTACCGGAGGTCGAGCGTCGGCTGGTTCCCGTACTCCCACTGGAGCACCCCGTCCACCCGCGTCCGCTCGATCCGCGCCGCGACGGCGCAATCCCGGTGGAGGAGCGTGAGGATGCGGGCCTGGTGCGGCGTCGCGCGCTCGGCGCGTCCCACGAGGCCATCGGGCGTCAGGACCGCGCGTCCGGGCTCGACCCCGTCCGCGGTCCCCTTGTCGATCGTGAGGCTTCCCCCGAGGCGGTCCAGGCTGCGCGCGATGACGTTCGAGGCGACGAGGTCGTAGGGGCGGCGCTCCTCGAGATCGAGCAGGCGCCGGAGCCGCACGTTCTCGAGGCGCTCCGCGTGGAGCGCGTCGGATTCGATCTGGAGGCGCGTCAGCCGCTGGCGGAGGCGGTGGTTCTCCCAGTAGATTCCGACCGACTGGTCGATCCAGGCGACGCCGGCTTCAAACGGCGCGAGGAGCGTGTGCTGGATGAACCACGCGACCCGCGCCTGCGCGCGCGGGCCGAGGAGCATGAGCGCGAACGAGATGCCGCAGGTGATGACGAGTACGGTCCAGTCGGTGCGACGGACGAACAGATACCGGAGCATGAGAACTCACGCCCCGGTGTCAGTCGCGGACAACGGACATGAGCACCTTTTCGTACTGGGTGGGGTCATCGAGGATCTTCCCGGTGCCGAGCACGACGCAGGAGAGCGGATCCTCGGCCACCGTGATCGGAAGGTTGGTGGCCTCGCGGAGCAGCATGTCGATCCCGCGCAGGAGCGATCCGCCGCCGGTCATCACGATGCCGCGGTCCACGATGTCCGAGGCCAGCTCGGGCGGCGTCTTCTCGAGCGACTGCATGAGCGCGTCCACGATCTGCTGGAGGGGCTCGCTCAGCGCTTCGCGAACCTCGACCGACGAGATCTTCATGGTCTTCGGGATCCCGGCCACGAGGTCTCGACCCTTGATCTCCATCTCCTCCTCCTGCTCGAGGCGGAAGGCGGAGCCGATCTTGATCTTGATCTGCTCGGCCGTCTGCTCACCGATGAGGAGGTTGTACGCCTTCTTCACGTACTGGACGATGGCCTCGTCCATCTCGTCGCCGCCCACGCGGATCGACTGCTGGTTCACGATCGAGTTGAGCGCCATCACGGCGATCTCCGTCGTGCCGCCGCCGATGTCGATGATCATGTTCCCCGACGGCTTCCCCACCGGGAGCCCGACCCCGATCGCCGCGGCGATCGGCTCGGGAACGAGGAGCACCTCGCGCGCGCCGGCGTGCTGCGCCGAATCCTGGACCGCGCGCTTCTCCACCTCGGTGATCCCCGACGGCACGCAGATGATGATGCGCGGGCGCACCCAGGTGCGACGCCGGAGCGCCTTCTGGATGAACTCGCGCAGCAGATCCTCGGTCTTTTCGAAATCCGCGATCACGCCGTCCTTGAGCGGACGCACGGCGTGAATCTCGTCGGGCGTGCGGCCGAGCATGCTCTTGGCCTCTTTCCCGACGGCGATGACCTTGTTGGTGGTTCGATCGACCGCGACGACGGAGGGCTCGTTGAGGACGATGCCTTTCCCGCGGAGGTAGACCAGCGTGTTCGCGGTCCCCAGATCGATCGCCACGTCGTTCGCGAAGACGCCCATCACCTGGTCGAGAAACATCCGTGCCTCCCGAAATCCCTGGGCTGCCATGGTGGGCAAACTCCTTGCCTCATCCCGGGCGGGACGAGGTGATCTGGTGCGTGTGGAGCGACCGGACCTTACCAACGAGGCCCTTGGGGCGCAAGGTGTTTCTCCGTCGGAAGCCGCGTTGACAGACCGAATTACAGGTGTTAGCGTCCAATCGGAACCGTTCCCCCTGATGCAACACGGAGGGTATCGGCCATGATGCGTCCGAACTTGAGGTTGCTCGGCAGTCTTGCGTTTTTCGTCCTCGCGGCGGGCACCGCGCACGCCGCCCCCCCCGGATCCTCCGGGGGCAGCTCCGTCAGCACCGCGGACCCCACCCAGTACCAGCGCCCGCTCCAGGAATTCAAGTCCCTGGGAATCGACCGGCGGCTCACGAGCTTCGCCGGCACGGTCCTGGACGTGGGTGACCGCCCGATCCCCGGCGTCGAGGTGAAGCTCTTCGTGGACGGGCAGCTCACAGGGAACGCCGTCACGGACGGGAACGGGTTCTACGACATCCGGGCCGCCTATGACGGCTCGGCCGACGCGACGGCGATTCTCTGGTACGTCGCGCCGGAGCGGTCGCTCATGCCGAAGGAGATCGTCGTGAAGGAGAGCCGGGCGAGCGCGGCGGCGGGGCTGATCTCGCGGTGCGTGCCGCGGGCGACGCTCACCCCCGGGAAGCAGTTCCGGGTCTACCTGTTCGACCCGGAGTCGAGGAACAAGGAGCTGGCCGAGCTGAACTGCCTGTAGCGTCCCGCCGAGGCAACGCAGCCTTGGACGACGAAGCCCCACGGTCCCGTCAGGGCCGTGGGGCTTTCAGCTTCACGGTGTGCCCCGCGTCGATCGCGCGGGACCGGCTGTTGATTCACTCCGCTAGACGCCGTCCTTCAGGGGGAAGAACAGGAACAAGACCAGCGCGAAGATCATCGCGCTCATCACGATGGGTCTCGCATGAGACGCAACCGCGTCCCGATACACCGCGGCGCTGTCGACCGCAGCCAGAGGGATCGCGATGGGCTTCTTCGCGCCGCGCACTTTGGCCTTGCCCACGAGGGAGTCCGCCCTGACCACGGGGTTGCTCATCTCGAGCGTTGAATCGGGATAAAACACCCGCACCTTCTTGGGGCGATCATCACGTACGTCGCGCACCAATTCGTCACGCGATACGGTGCGCCACCCGGCACACCCGGATGAGAGAAGCAGGCTG from the Candidatus Eisenbacteria bacterium genome contains:
- a CDS encoding carboxypeptidase-like regulatory domain-containing protein → MMRPNLRLLGSLAFFVLAAGTAHAAPPGSSGGSSVSTADPTQYQRPLQEFKSLGIDRRLTSFAGTVLDVGDRPIPGVEVKLFVDGQLTGNAVTDGNGFYDIRAAYDGSADATAILWYVAPERSLMPKEIVVKESRASAAAGLISRCVPRATLTPGKQFRVYLFDPESRNKELAELNCL
- the mreC gene encoding rod shape-determining protein MreC, with amino-acid sequence MLRYLFVRRTDWTVLVITCGISFALMLLGPRAQARVAWFIQHTLLAPFEAGVAWIDQSVGIYWENHRLRQRLTRLQIESDALHAERLENVRLRRLLDLEERRPYDLVASNVIARSLDRLGGSLTIDKGTADGVEPGRAVLTPDGLVGRAERATPHQARILTLLHRDCAVAARIERTRVDGVLQWEYGNQPTLDLRYISSQEDVQVGDLVVTSGLGGIFPPGIRIGTVARVGIEPNGLMKEILVRPAVDFRSVEEILVYTPSSLRGSTPADLFLTPPAPADSVPAPPAPGRAPRDSAAASPPASAIAKEPSPAVRTTAERP
- a CDS encoding rod shape-determining protein; protein product: MFLDQVMGVFANDVAIDLGTANTLVYLRGKGIVLNEPSVVAVDRTTNKVIAVGKEAKSMLGRTPDEIHAVRPLKDGVIADFEKTEDLLREFIQKALRRRTWVRPRIIICVPSGITEVEKRAVQDSAQHAGAREVLLVPEPIAAAIGVGLPVGKPSGNMIIDIGGGTTEIAVMALNSIVNQQSIRVGGDEMDEAIVQYVKKAYNLLIGEQTAEQIKIKIGSAFRLEQEEEMEIKGRDLVAGIPKTMKISSVEVREALSEPLQQIVDALMQSLEKTPPELASDIVDRGIVMTGGGSLLRGIDMLLREATNLPITVAEDPLSCVVLGTGKILDDPTQYEKVLMSVVRD
- the mreD gene encoding rod shape-determining protein MreD, encoding MRGVRDLFVLLVVLVLQATLLYRIEIAGIRPDLLVAFVVYLAWMRGPVTGTIAGFGVGLLQDLDAPGPLGLNAFSKSLVAFLVAKAGFRVHRSNLGVRFAFFFLAMLAHDIVYFAVATGGELRAFLVQMLTVALPSALYTTVVVLLLLAIVESMGKRSLLTDEA